Proteins encoded by one window of Mercenaria mercenaria strain notata chromosome 4, MADL_Memer_1, whole genome shotgun sequence:
- the LOC123553580 gene encoding uncharacterized protein LOC123553580 — MFSPIRRQRRPLGYFQPESRLELQMEKATFRMHSEILRNMCDKQMKQRQMQQMIESGNLPLPSQLSQLNISNHTAGSKMQNGNAQLPPEIRWLLTRSARMQRANNAGFSKFRNPVKVRVVSAGGRRGQTLMSLERQRSMCNRYEGFDVSEKQKLQCDVLGPDSCTDCTKMKSKQIVIKKQRKDFPRLECHTRSLVAPDKVEKLYLSHPKELFHQNTKYACGCAVDPKFEITTPIVYTPHEVFERIRRRKNIERGQELIRQEHEIMRQHNNTPTRIPLYEEKTEPPLDMKVSVTFRNDGME; from the coding sequence ATGTTTTCGCCTATTAGGCGACAACGACGTCCGCTTGGCTACTTTCAGCCAGAGAGTCGACTAGAGCTACAGATGGAAAAAGCAACATTTCGGATGCATTcagaaatattgagaaatatgtGTGACAAACAAATGAAGCAACGACAAATGCAGCAAATGATAGAAAGTGGGAATTTACCCCTTCCTTCACAATTATCTCAACTGAATATATCAAATCATACTGCTGGTTCGAAAATGCAAAATGGTAACGCGCAATTGCCGCCGGAAATCCGATGGCTATTAACACGAAGTGCAAGAATGCAAAGGGCAAACAATGCAGGGTTTTCTAAATTTAGAAATCCGGTGAAGGTTAGAGTAGTTTCAGCAGGTGGACGCAGGGGCCAAACGTTGATGTCCCTGGAGCGTCAACGTTCCATGTGTAATCGCTATGAAGGTTTTGATGTGTCCGAGAAACAAAAACTTCAATGTGATGTGCTTGGACCTGACAGCTGTACagattgtacaaaaatgaaaagtaaacaaaTTGTAATTAAGAAACAAAGAAAAGACTTTCCGCGTCTTGAATGCCATACGAGATCTCTCGTTGCTCCGGACAAAGTGGAAAAATTATATTTGTCACATCCAAAGGAactatttcatcaaaatacaaaatacgcATGCGGTTGTGCGGTTGATCCAAAATTTGAAATCACTACGCCTATAGTTTATACGCCTCATGAAGTGTTCGAACGGATTCGGAGGAGGAAGAATATCGAACGTGGACAGGAACTGATACGCCAAGAACACGAGATAATGCGTCAGCACAACAATACACCGACCAGAATTCCTCTGTATGAAGAAAAAACTGAACCGCCCCTAGATATGAAAGTATCTGTGACATTTAGGAATGATGGCAtggaatga